One segment of Algihabitans albus DNA contains the following:
- the secE gene encoding preprotein translocase subunit SecE, whose product MAKVNPGQFIREVRQEVSKVTWPTRKETTVTTIMVFIFVFLAAIFFFVVDQALSWVVRLVLGFGG is encoded by the coding sequence ATGGCCAAAGTAAACCCAGGCCAGTTCATCCGCGAGGTGCGCCAGGAGGTGTCGAAAGTCACCTGGCCGACGCGTAAAGAAACGACGGTGACGACCATCATGGTCTTCATCTTCGTCTTTCTAGCCGCAATCTTTTTCTTCGTCGTCGACCAGGCGCTCTCATGGGTAGTGCGACTGGTTCTTGGTTTTGGAGGGTAA
- the nusG gene encoding transcription termination/antitermination protein NusG, translated as MALRWYVIHVYSGFEKKVAEAIKEQAVSFDLEEEIPEVLVPTEEVTEIRRGQKVSSERKFFPGYVLVRMELNDQTWHLVKNTPKVTDFLGGGQRGRPVPVPDREAERLMSQMQEGVERPKPSITFEIGESVRVSDGPFTSFNGVVEEVDEERARLKVAVSIFGRSTPVELEYGQVEKS; from the coding sequence ATGGCGCTGCGGTGGTACGTGATCCACGTCTATTCGGGCTTCGAAAAGAAGGTCGCCGAGGCGATCAAGGAGCAGGCGGTCTCGTTCGACCTCGAGGAAGAGATTCCTGAGGTTCTGGTGCCGACCGAAGAGGTGACGGAGATCCGGCGTGGTCAGAAAGTCAGCTCCGAGCGTAAGTTTTTCCCAGGTTACGTTTTGGTCCGTATGGAATTGAACGACCAAACTTGGCACTTGGTTAAGAACACGCCGAAGGTGACGGATTTCCTCGGCGGAGGTCAGCGCGGCCGGCCGGTACCGGTTCCCGACCGCGAAGCCGAGCGGCTGATGTCGCAGATGCAGGAAGGTGTCGAGCGGCCGAAGCCCTCGATCACCTTCGAGATCGGCGAGAGCGTGCGGGTCTCCGACGGGCCTTTCACCTCCTTCAATGGGGTGGTGGAAGAGGTCGATGAAGAGCGTGCGCGCCTGAAGGTGGCGGTGTCGATCTTCGGGCGCTCGACACCGGTCGAGTTGGAATACGGTCAGGTCGAGAAATCCTGA